One genomic region from Geothermobacter ehrlichii encodes:
- a CDS encoding ATP-binding protein codes for MERLKIDIRVPNQTRYLGLIGRIGEDIAHTLRSYRGDREELAYHINLVLTEAITNAIRHANEDDPEKEIRVCIGVKNDRLIIRVYDQGSGFDLTALGNHEFRRLDEHGRGVYIIRSLMDEVDYQQHEDGYVLEMIKHLR; via the coding sequence ATGGAGCGGCTGAAGATCGATATCAGAGTCCCCAACCAGACCCGCTATCTCGGTCTGATCGGCAGGATCGGCGAAGATATCGCCCATACCCTCAGAAGTTACCGGGGGGACAGGGAGGAGCTCGCCTACCACATCAACCTGGTCCTGACCGAGGCGATCACCAACGCCATCCGGCATGCCAACGAGGACGATCCGGAGAAGGAGATCCGGGTCTGCATAGGGGTCAAAAACGACCGCCTGATCATCAGGGTCTACGATCAGGGATCAGGATTCGATCTGACGGCCCTCGGCAATCACGAATTCCGCCGGCTGGACGAACACGGCCGGGGTGTCTATATCATCCGTTCTCTCATGGACGAGGTCGACTATCAGCAACACGAGGACGGATATGTCCTGGAAATGATCAAGCATCTGCGCTGA
- a CDS encoding STAS domain-containing protein has translation MIVQIDEREAAVLINVKEERLDAHNSGELKTQMLNLFEEGKNNLVVNLEEVRFVDSSGLGALVSGFKNASARNGSLKLCGLQPQVKSMFELTRLHRVFEIYPNADEALASFE, from the coding sequence ATGATTGTCCAGATCGATGAAAGAGAAGCCGCGGTTCTCATCAACGTCAAGGAGGAGCGCCTCGACGCCCACAACAGCGGCGAGCTGAAAACCCAGATGCTCAACCTGTTCGAAGAGGGCAAGAACAACCTTGTCGTCAACCTCGAAGAGGTCCGGTTCGTCGATTCGTCGGGACTGGGCGCCCTCGTCTCAGGCTTCAAGAACGCCAGCGCCCGCAACGGCAGCCTGAAGCTCTGCGGCCTGCAGCCGCAGGTCAAATCGATGTTCGAACTGACACGCCTGCACCGCGTCTTCGAAATCTACCCCAACGCCGACGAAGCGCTGGCCAGCTTCGAATAA